The genomic interval TAGGAGACACACTATGCAAATAGCCAACACGCTCAATGCCTCTTACATCCATATTACAAACACACCATCCTCGCAGAAAGAGGTAAGCACCTCCTCTTCGTCTCAAAAAACTGAAAAAAATAACGAAACTGAAACATTAACGACCGCACAAAAAGCTGTCATCTCCGAACTTCAAGCTACCGATACGGCTGTACGATCCCACGAGCGTGCTCATATCGCCGCAGGTGGTGGCGTCATTCGAGGTGGCGCTGTTTTTAGCTACGAAAAAGCACCCGACAACAAGCTCTACGCTGTTGGAGGCGAAGTGGGCATCGATATTTCGGAAGGAAATACGCCCGAAGAGACCATTGCAAAAATGCAAACGGTGCGCTCCGCTGCGTTAGCACCTTCTGATCCAAGTGCCACGGATTATCAAGTGGCGTCCACGGCGTCCATACTGCAACTCAAAGCTCAATTAGAACTCTCCAAGACCAATCAAGCTGAACGCTTAGCCAAATCAGATGAGCCCTACGCATCTGCCAACAACGAAGAGAGCTCCACACTTTTTTCAAATTATGCTTAAGTGTTTCCATCTCGTTACCTTTTTATAACTTTTTTTTGATAAAATAATCCACTTTTACTAAAGGATAAAACGTGCCTGATTTAACCGACTCTAGCCTTTACCTTAACCGCGAGCTTTCATGGCTCAAATTTAATACAAGAGTCCTCACTCAATCTCTCAAAAAAGAACTACCTCTTTTTGAGCGACTCAAATTTTTAGCCATTTATGCTACCAACCTTGATGAATTTTACATGATTCGTGTGGCGGGTCTTAAACAACTCTTTAGCGCCGGTGTCATTGAAACAGGAGCGGATCAAAAAACGCCTCTGGATCAGCTTCGAGAGATCAGAAGCTACCTTGCCAGCGAAAAAGAGGTGATTCAAAGCAGTTATGAAGAGATCGTTAAAGATCTTGAAAAAGAGAACCTTTTTATTACGGCATACGACGATCTTACGCCTGCACTCGCAAAGCTTTCGGATGAGTATTTTTTCTCCAATATTTTGCCTGTCATCGTCCCCATTGCCGTCAATGCAACCCATCCGTTTCCGCATCTAAACAACCTGAGTTTCTCTCTTGCCGTCAAATTACAAGACAGCGAAAGCGATGAAGAAGGAAACTATAAATACGGCATGATTCGCATTCCGCGCGTGTTGCCACGCTTTTTTCAAGCAGGAGATCATACGTATGTGCCGATTGAAACGATTGTTCGCAAACATGCGGAAGAGATTTTCCCTGGGTATAAGCTGGTCGCATCCGCTGCGTTTAGAGTGACACGAAATGCGGATATGGTCATCGAAGAAGAAGAAGCCGATGATTTTATGATGATCATGGAACAAGGTCTAAAACTGCGCCGCAAAGGGGCTTTCGTACGCCTTAACATCCAAGAAGGAGCCGATCCTGATCTGCTCAATTTCCTCAATTCGCACATGCAAATTTTCTTTAAAGACATCTATGCCTATAAAATCCCTCTCAACCTTGGGGCACTGTGGCAAATTGTAGGCAATAAAGACTTTTCACATCTTGCCTTGCCACCGTACAATCCCAAAACATTGCCTCCCTTTGATAGTAACGAGTCCGTTTTTAACGTAATCGACAAAGGCGATGTGTTGCTTTTTCATCCGTATGAGAGTTTTGATCCTGTTTTAAGACTGATTCGTGAAGCATCTAAAGACCCTAAAGTTGTCTCTATTCGCATGACACTTTACCGTGTGGAGAAAAATTCGCAAATCGTTCAAGCGCTGATCGACGCGGCGAATGAAGGCAAACAAGTCACTGCTGTGGTAGAGCTTAAAGCGCGTTTTGATGAAGAGAATAACCTGCATTGGGCCAAAGCGTTGGAGCAAGCGGGTGCGCACGTGGTGTATGGCATCACGGGATTTAAAGTGCATGCAAAAATTGCGCAAGTGATTCGCCAAGAAGAAGATGGAAAACTGAAATTTTACATGCACTTTAGCACGGGAAATTACAACGGCTCAACGGCAAAAATTTATACCGACACCAGTTTCTTTACATGTAAAGAAGATTTTGCCAAAGATGGCACGATGTTTTTCCACATTTTATCGGGCTTTTCAAAGCATAGAAGACTTGACACACTTTCAATGTCACCAACACAAATCAAGCCTAAAGTCATTAGCCTGATCAATAATGAAGCCAAATATGGTGCCGAAGGGCGTATCATTGTGAAAATGAACTCTTTGGTTGATCCTGATGTGATTCAAGCGCTCTACAACGCTTCGATGCAAGGCGTTCAGATCGATATTATCGCACGAGGAATTTGTTGTTTACGCCCAGGCGTTGAAGGTATTAGTGAAAATATTCGCGTCAAATCTATCGTGGGTAAGTATTTGGAACATGCGCGTATCTTCTACTTTAAAAATGGCGATCCAACGCCAACGTTTATCTCCAGTGCCGATTGGATGCCTCGAAATCTTGAGCGAAGATTGGAGTTGATGACACCAATTTTTGACAAAGCGTTGCAACAGAAGCTCTTTGAGATTTTACAACTTCAACTCAATGACAATGTCCTCAGTTGGAATTTAGAGAACAACGGTGACTACACGCAAATTGCGTCAACCGATGAGCGTGCTATCAATAACCATATGGTTTTGGAAGATTATATGAATAAAATCTACAAAGCGCAAAAGAAAGACACCAGCTCACACAAAGCTGAAAAACTCGCACGTCGCTTGTTTAAAGAGAGCTAAGATGATTATGGAGTTTCAAGGCATGAAGCCTTGCATTGCCTCTGACGTTTTTGTAGCACCCAGTGCGGACATCATCGGTGACGTGTGCATCGGTGAAGGAAGTTCCGTCTGGTTTGGCTGTGTCATCAGGGGCGATGTAAACTCCATCAAAATTGGCAAACGAACTTCGATTCAAGACCTCAGTATGATTCATGTCACGCATTTTAAAAAAGCCGATCGCAGTGATGGATTTGCCACCACTATCGGCGATGATGTAACCATCGCACACCGTGTGATGCTGCATGGGTGTACCATTAAAGATGCCTGTTTGATCGGGATGAGTGCGACGATTTTAGATGGTGCGGTAATTGGCAAAGAGTCGATTGTTGGGGCGAATTCACTCGTCACCAAAAACAAAACTTTCCCGCCACGCTCACTCATTATGGGCAATCCTGCGAAGGTCGTACGCGAACTCAGTGACGAAGAAGTCGCATCGCTTTACCATTCCGCCG from Sulfurospirillum multivorans DSM 12446 carries:
- a CDS encoding putative metalloprotease CJM1_0395 family protein; the protein is MQIANTLNASYIHITNTPSSQKEVSTSSSSQKTEKNNETETLTTAQKAVISELQATDTAVRSHERAHIAAGGGVIRGGAVFSYEKAPDNKLYAVGGEVGIDISEGNTPEETIAKMQTVRSAALAPSDPSATDYQVASTASILQLKAQLELSKTNQAERLAKSDEPYASANNEESSTLFSNYA
- a CDS encoding RNA degradosome polyphosphate kinase — translated: MPDLTDSSLYLNRELSWLKFNTRVLTQSLKKELPLFERLKFLAIYATNLDEFYMIRVAGLKQLFSAGVIETGADQKTPLDQLREIRSYLASEKEVIQSSYEEIVKDLEKENLFITAYDDLTPALAKLSDEYFFSNILPVIVPIAVNATHPFPHLNNLSFSLAVKLQDSESDEEGNYKYGMIRIPRVLPRFFQAGDHTYVPIETIVRKHAEEIFPGYKLVASAAFRVTRNADMVIEEEEADDFMMIMEQGLKLRRKGAFVRLNIQEGADPDLLNFLNSHMQIFFKDIYAYKIPLNLGALWQIVGNKDFSHLALPPYNPKTLPPFDSNESVFNVIDKGDVLLFHPYESFDPVLRLIREASKDPKVVSIRMTLYRVEKNSQIVQALIDAANEGKQVTAVVELKARFDEENNLHWAKALEQAGAHVVYGITGFKVHAKIAQVIRQEEDGKLKFYMHFSTGNYNGSTAKIYTDTSFFTCKEDFAKDGTMFFHILSGFSKHRRLDTLSMSPTQIKPKVISLINNEAKYGAEGRIIVKMNSLVDPDVIQALYNASMQGVQIDIIARGICCLRPGVEGISENIRVKSIVGKYLEHARIFYFKNGDPTPTFISSADWMPRNLERRLELMTPIFDKALQQKLFEILQLQLNDNVLSWNLENNGDYTQIASTDERAINNHMVLEDYMNKIYKAQKKDTSSHKAEKLARRLFKES
- a CDS encoding gamma carbonic anhydrase family protein, with amino-acid sequence MIMEFQGMKPCIASDVFVAPSADIIGDVCIGEGSSVWFGCVIRGDVNSIKIGKRTSIQDLSMIHVTHFKKADRSDGFATTIGDDVTIAHRVMLHGCTIKDACLIGMSATILDGAVIGKESIVGANSLVTKNKTFPPRSLIMGNPAKVVRELSDEEVASLYHSADNYVKFKAMYQSV